The window GGTCACTTCGAGCACCGCACCGCGCTTCTCCGAATCGAGGAGGTGGACCTCGTCGATGACGACGCAATCGACGTCGGTGATAAACGAGTAGCGCGCGGAATCGTGTTTCCGGGTCGCACTGTCGGCTTTCTCCGGCGTCGTGACGAGCACGTCCGCGCGCTCGGCGCGTCGGGGGTTCAGGTCGCGCTCGCCGGAGACGACGTAGACGGAGTACCCGAGCTCCTCGAACCGGTCCCACTCGCTTTCCTTCTCGTTCGTGAGCGCGCGAAGCGGCGCGACGAACAGCGCGGTTCCCCCGGCGGCGAGCGTCTTGCAGATCGCGAGCTCGGCGAGCGCGGTCTTGCCGGACGCCGTCGGCGCGGACGCGACGACGTTGTGATCGGTATCCAGTATCCCGGGGAGCGCCTCTCGTTGCATCCGGTTGAACTCCTCGAACCCGAAGGCGTCGGCGAACTCCGGCACCGCGTCCGCGACCTTCACGGCGCATCACACCCGTGGACGAGTCGGCGACGGCCAAGGACGGGTCGACGGCGACCGGAGCTGTGTCGCATTGGATCGAACCCGGGGCTTCGAGAGCAAAGGGGTTTCTCATGCGGCCGCCCGCGAGCCGCGGCCCGCCGAGATGACCTCCCGAGCCCTCCGACGCCGATCGGTCGCACGATATCCCGGCCGTTTAGGTAACCGCGGGTGGACAGGCGGATATGATCCCGTCGTCACCGGTCGTCATCGCGGCCGCCGTCCTGTTGACACTCGTCGTCCTCCTCGCCGTCGTTCGCCGTCTCCGCGGCCCCTCCGGGGACGCTCGCGAGTCGAAACGTGCGCACGAGGCGGCGAAACAGCGCGATCCGCCCGTGGAGATCGGTGAGACGTACGAGTTCGGCGTCACGGACCTCACCGAACACCACTCCGGCGAGGAGGTCGCCGTCGGCAAGGTGGAGGGGTTCGTCATCTTCACCGAGGACGTTCCCGGCGATATCGGGAAAGGCGACGTGATCCGCGCGAAGGTGCTCTCGTTCAACGAGGGACGGACCTCGGCGGACGCGACGTTCGTGTCCCGGGCGTGACGTTCCCTCCGTCGCGAACGGGGAGATAGTTCGCGCTCCCGCCGAGCATGAGGTTCATAGGTGATGGCGACGAAGGAGTGTCGTAATGGCTCAGGCCGGGAATCAGGACCTCACGGAGCGGTTCATTCAGTTCTACCGCAACTACTACCGCGAGGAGATCGGCACCCTCGCACAGAACTACCCAAACGAACAGCGCTCGCTGTACGTCGACTACGACGACCTGTTTCAGTTCGACCGCGACCTCGCCGAGGACTTCCGCACGAAGCCGGACCAGATGCGCGAGTACGCGGAGGAGGCGCTCCGCCTCTACGACCTCCCCGCGGACGTCAGCCTCGGTCGCGCGCACGTCCGGATCGAGAACCTTCCGGAGAGCATCGACATCCGCGGCATCCGCGTCCACGACGACCACATCGGGAGCCTCGTCTCGGTCAGGGGCATCGTCCGCAAGGCGACCGACGTGCGGCCGAAGGTGACCGAGGCCGCCTTCGAATGCCAGCGCTGCGGCACGATGACGTACATTCCGCAGGGCGACGGCGGCTTCCAGGAGCCGCACGAGTGTCAGGGGTGTGAACGGCAGGGGCCGTTCCGCGTCAACTTCGACCAGTCCGAGTTCGTCGACTCACAGAAGCTCCGAATCCAGGAGTCACCCGAGGGGCTCCGCGGCGGAGAGACGCCGCAGTCGATCGACATCGACATCGTCGACGACATCACCGGCGAGGTGAGCCCCGGCGACCACGTCACCTGCGTCGGCGTCCTCCACATCGAACAGGTCGAGCAGGGCAACGAGAAGTCCGCCATCTTCGATCTGTACATGGACGGCGTCTCCATCGGCATCGAAGACGAGGAGTTCGAGGACATGGACATCACCGAGGCGGACAAACGCGAGATCATCGAGCTCTCCAACCGCGACGACATCTACGAGGCGATGGTCGGCTCCATCGCGCCCGCCATCTACGGCTACGAGGAGGAGAAGCTCGCGATGATCCTCCAGCTCTTTTCCGGCGTCACCAAACATCTCCCCGACGGCTCCCGGATCCGCGGCGACCTCCACATGCTTTTAATCGGTGATCCGGGGACCGGAAAAAGTCAGATGATTTCGTATGTAGAAAACATCGCGCCCCGGTCGGTCTATACCTCCGGGAAGGGTTCCTCAGCGGCGGGGCTCACCGCGGCCGCGGTACGCGACGACTTCGGCGACGGCCAGCAGTGGTCGCTCGAAGCCGGCGCGCTCGTCCTCGCAGACAAAGGGATCGCCGCGGTCGACGAGCTGGACAAGATGGACTGCGTCACGGGCGACACCCTCGTCACGCTCGCCGACGGCCGCGTGGAACGGATCGGCGAACTGGCGAGAGAGGCCGCCGAAGACGGCGAGATCGAGGAGCTCTCGAACGGTCGCCGAATCCGCAACGTCGACCTCGACGTCTGGTCGATGAACGAGGAGGGAGAGCTGGTCGAGCGTCCCGTGTTCTCGGTCCACGAGTACGACGCGCCCTCGGAGCTGACTCGCGTGACGATGGAGACGGGTGAGTCGCTGACGGCGACGGCGGACCACCCGTTCTTTGTCCTCGACGACGGCGAGCGCGTCGAGCGCGAGGCGGCCGCGCTCGACGCGGGCGACTGGGTGTACGTTCCCCGAGAAATCCCAACCAAATCGACGGACGGCGCCGGGGCGATCGCGGCGGCGGGCGCCGGCGTCGAAGTCCCCGACGAGAACGGAGCGGTCGACCCCGCGACCGCGCGCGTTCTCGGGTATCTCTCTGGCGACGGAAACGTCTACTACGACCGCGGCGAGGGCGTCTACGGCGTCCGGTTCACCAACACGGACGACGAGCTCTTGGACGACTTCGAGCGAGCGGCGCGGGCGACGTTCGGCTCGGAACCAACGCGTCCTCCGAGCGAAAAGCGTGAGGGCGGCGTCGAGACGGTCCGCATCACGGGAAAAGAGCACGCCGACGCCGTCCTCGACGCCGGGATGAACCTCGGCCGATATGACGAGAAGTGTTTTCCGACGGCGATTTCGACGGGGAGCCGAGCGGCGAAGTCGGCGTTTGTCCGCGCGCTGGCCGACAGCGAAGGACACGTCGACGAGTCGGCCGGGAACGTTCGGATCGCTTCCGCGAGCCGGGACCTGCTGGAGGGCACGCAAACCCTCCTCCTACAGTTCGGCGTGTCGAGCCAGCTCCAGCATCGCGGGCGAGACGAGAGTCGAGACGTGTACTACCTCACGGTGACCGACGCCGGCTCGCTCGCGGCGTTCCGCCGCGCTATCGGGTTCACCGCCTCTCGAAAGGCGGAAGCGCTCGACCGCGTTGTCGACTCCGCCGACGGCGACCGCACAATTCTGGACGTGATTCCGGAGATCGACGGCGTACTGGCGGAGTGTCGCGAGTCGCTCCGGCTTCACCAGAGCGAATGCGGACTCAACGCGGTCACGTATCACGACTTCGAGAGTGGAACAGCGAACGTGTCGCTCCACCGCGCCAGCCGGGTACTCGACGCGTTCGAGGAGAGAGTGGAGGCGGCGACCGCGGACCGATCGATGCTCGACGACGATCCGTCGTGGGGGACCCTCGCAGAGATGCGCGACCGGTACCACGTGTCGCAGTCCGAACTCGCGGAGGGAACGGCGCTGTCACAGCAACAGATCTCCCGCGGGTGGGGCGAGAGTGACGAGGTTCGCCAGACAGTGACGGACCGACTCCGAGAGACGCTCGTTGCGGTCGAGGAGACCGATCTCGGTAGCCTACGGGAGCTCGTCCGGGGAGACGTGAAGTGGCGCCGGGTAGAGGCGGTCGAAACTGTCCCGCCGGAGTCGGCCGAACACCGTAGCGAGGTGCTCCGGCAGCGGCTCGCTGACGTTCTCGGCAGCCCCGTCGAGAACGTTGAACAGCGCGCACGGAGTCTGCTCAAACGCGGTCCGGTCGAAGACACGAGAAGAGAGTTGGCGTCGGCGCTGGAGGCATACGGCGTCAGTCAAGGGGATGTCGCGTCGTCGCTCAACGTGGATCAGGCGACTGTCTCGCGGTGGCTTTCCGGTGCCGTTGAGACGGAGCGACTTGAGGAGCTACGAGACGCGATCGCGAGCGAAGTGGACGCCGTCAAGGCGGATCTCCGGTCGATCTTGGCCAGGATCGAGGACGGACGAACCCCGAAGGTGTACGACCTGACAGTTGAGGAGACACACAACTTCGTCGCGAACGGCGTGGTCGTTCACAACTCCTCCGATCGCTCCGCGATGCACGAGGGGCTCGAACAGCAGAAGATCTCCGTCTCGAAGGCCGGGATAAACGCGACGCTGAAGGCGCGGTGTTCGCTCTTGGGCGCGGCGAACCCCAAGTACGGTCGGTTCGACCAGTACGAGCCGATCGGCGAGCAGATCGACTTGGAGCCCGCGCTCATCTCGCGGTTCGACCTCATCTTCACGGTGACGGACAGCCCGGACCCGGAGCACGACTCGCGGCTGGCGAAACACATCATCAAGACGAACTACGCCGGCGAGCTCAACACGCAGCGCGAGGAGCTGGCGAGTTCGGAGTTCACCTCGGCGCAGGTCGCGGAGGTGACCGAAGAGGTCGCGCCGGAGATCGACGCCGACCTCCTCCGGAAATACATCGCCCACGCCAAGCGCTCCTGTTTCCCGACGATGACGGAGGAGGCAAAAGAGCTCATCGAGGAGTTCTACGTCGACCTACGCTCGAAGGGGGCCGACGAGGACGCCCCCGTCCCCGTCACTGCCCGGAAGCTGGAGGCGATGGTGCGGCTCGCGGAGGCGAGCGCGCGGCTCCGCCTGTCGGACACGGTCGAACGCAAGGACGCCGACCGCGCGACCGACATCGTCGAGTCGTGTCTCAAGGACATCGGCGTCGACCCGGAGACGGGGCAGTTCGACGCCGACGTCGTGGAGACCGGCACCTCGAAGAGCCAGCGCGACCGCATCAAGAACATCAAGGGTCTGATCGCCGACATCGAAGAGGAGTACGAGGAGGGCGCGCCGGTCGACGAGGTGCTCGACCGCGCCGGCGAGATCGGCATGGATCCCGGGAAGGCCGAAAAAGAGATAGAGAAGCTCCGCACCAAAGGCGAAGTGTACGAGCCGAAGCAGGGGCACCTGCGAACGACGTAGATGGACCGAATCTCAGCGATGCGGAACGTCGAGGACGCCCTCCGTGCGTTCGAGGACGGAGACGCTGATCTCGCCGCGACGGAGCGGCGAGTTGCGGCGGTTTTGCGGACGTACGCCAGCGAGTTTGAGGGCGAAGACGACGTGTTCCGTGCGGTGGGCGAACCGCCAGTAGACGGAACGGTCGTGGTCGCCTCCTCGAAGCCGGCGGCACGCGAGCGCGTGCTCGCGAGAACGGGGCCGTCCGTCGATGACGACACACTCGACGCGGACCCCACCGCTGAGTGCTCCAGCGACCGCCTCGACGACCAGTCAGGTGACCGAAA is drawn from Halorubrum sp. BV1 and contains these coding sequences:
- a CDS encoding LAGLIDADG family homing endonuclease, which translates into the protein MAQAGNQDLTERFIQFYRNYYREEIGTLAQNYPNEQRSLYVDYDDLFQFDRDLAEDFRTKPDQMREYAEEALRLYDLPADVSLGRAHVRIENLPESIDIRGIRVHDDHIGSLVSVRGIVRKATDVRPKVTEAAFECQRCGTMTYIPQGDGGFQEPHECQGCERQGPFRVNFDQSEFVDSQKLRIQESPEGLRGGETPQSIDIDIVDDITGEVSPGDHVTCVGVLHIEQVEQGNEKSAIFDLYMDGVSIGIEDEEFEDMDITEADKREIIELSNRDDIYEAMVGSIAPAIYGYEEEKLAMILQLFSGVTKHLPDGSRIRGDLHMLLIGDPGTGKSQMISYVENIAPRSVYTSGKGSSAAGLTAAAVRDDFGDGQQWSLEAGALVLADKGIAAVDELDKMDCVTGDTLVTLADGRVERIGELAREAAEDGEIEELSNGRRIRNVDLDVWSMNEEGELVERPVFSVHEYDAPSELTRVTMETGESLTATADHPFFVLDDGERVEREAAALDAGDWVYVPREIPTKSTDGAGAIAAAGAGVEVPDENGAVDPATARVLGYLSGDGNVYYDRGEGVYGVRFTNTDDELLDDFERAARATFGSEPTRPPSEKREGGVETVRITGKEHADAVLDAGMNLGRYDEKCFPTAISTGSRAAKSAFVRALADSEGHVDESAGNVRIASASRDLLEGTQTLLLQFGVSSQLQHRGRDESRDVYYLTVTDAGSLAAFRRAIGFTASRKAEALDRVVDSADGDRTILDVIPEIDGVLAECRESLRLHQSECGLNAVTYHDFESGTANVSLHRASRVLDAFEERVEAATADRSMLDDDPSWGTLAEMRDRYHVSQSELAEGTALSQQQISRGWGESDEVRQTVTDRLRETLVAVEETDLGSLRELVRGDVKWRRVEAVETVPPESAEHRSEVLRQRLADVLGSPVENVEQRARSLLKRGPVEDTRRELASALEAYGVSQGDVASSLNVDQATVSRWLSGAVETERLEELRDAIASEVDAVKADLRSILARIEDGRTPKVYDLTVEETHNFVANGVVVHNSSDRSAMHEGLEQQKISVSKAGINATLKARCSLLGAANPKYGRFDQYEPIGEQIDLEPALISRFDLIFTVTDSPDPEHDSRLAKHIIKTNYAGELNTQREELASSEFTSAQVAEVTEEVAPEIDADLLRKYIAHAKRSCFPTMTEEAKELIEEFYVDLRSKGADEDAPVPVTARKLEAMVRLAEASARLRLSDTVERKDADRATDIVESCLKDIGVDPETGQFDADVVETGTSKSQRDRIKNIKGLIADIEEEYEEGAPVDEVLDRAGEIGMDPGKAEKEIEKLRTKGEVYEPKQGHLRTT